The sequence TTTCTACTCCTAATTCTACCAATCCTTTGGCAAAAGCGATGATTCCTGTTTTATCTGAAACACTGATCAATGCTCTTTTTTTTGTCATGAACGGCTCTCTCCCTGTAGTGTTTTAATAAGTTTCGCTAAGGTACTTGGAAATAGTTTATGCTCAACATTATGGATTTTTTCTTCTAAAGAATCAAGTGTGTCTGTGTCTTCAATCACTACTTTGGCTTGAGCAATGATTGGGCCAGTATCCACACCATCATCTACGTAATGAATCGTTACACCTGTTTCTGATACATTCGCGTAAAAAGCGTCTCGAATCCCAGACAAACCTGGAAACTGCGGCAACAACGATGGATGGATATTGATCATCCGATTTGAAAATACCTCTAATAAAGTCGGTCCGACAATCCTCATATAGCCAGCTAAAACCACCAAATCGATTTGCTCTTCTTCAAGTAAATGAAGGATTTCCGCTTCATACATTGCTTTTGATTCAAAGTCTTTTGGTGAAAATGAAATAACTGGAATCTGCATTGATCTAGCTCGCTGAACGACATAGGCATCTTTTTTATCACAAAATAATAAAGCAATTTCCGCACTAATTTCCCCCTCTTCGACAGCTTCGGCAATCGCTTGAAAATTACTACCATTCCCTGAGGCAAATATCGCTAATTTCATCCTCACACCTCTTTAAAGACGACAGCTTGCTTATCTTTTGCAGTAATTTTTCCGATAATATAACTCGATTCATTTAGTTCACTTAAAATGGTTCGAACATCATCGATTTTTTCTGGTGAAATCGCTAAAACCATCCCGATACCCATATTAAAAATCTCATACATCTCCATTGCTGAAATCTGCCCATATTTTTCTATTGTTGTAAAAATCGGTAGCCTTGGCCAGCTGCCAAGATGTATTTCTGCTGCTAACTTTTCTGGAAGCATTCTAGGAATATTTTCTACAAATCCACCACCTGTAATATGCGCAATCCCGTTCACTAATTCCTGTTTTATTAGTGGTAGTAATGCCTTTACATAGATTTTAGTTGGCGTTAAAAGTTCCTCACCTAATTGTTTTTCATTTAGCTCAGGAATGACAGTTTCTCCTGTAAGTTGATGTGTTTCAAAGAAGATCTTACGCACAAGGGAATAACCATTTGAATGAATCCCGCTAGACGGCAAGCCAAGAAGAACGTCTCCTTCTCTACTATTCTCTCCAGTAACTAATTGACTTTTTTCAGCAATCCCTACAGCAAATCCTGCTAAATCATAATCATTTTCGCCATACATACCAGGCATTTCAGCAGTTTCACCGCCAATAAGTGCCACACCTGCTTGAAGACAACCATCAGCTACACCAGAAACGACTTGTTCTAAGCGCACTGGTCTATTTTTCCCTGTGGCGATATAATCTAGAAAATAAAGTGGCTCTGCACCTTGAGCAACAATATCATTCACACACATTGCAACACAATCGATCCCAATCGTATCATGTTTATTTTCCTGAATCGCAATCATTAATTTTGTTCCCACGCCATCTGTTCCCGAAATCAAGATAGGTTCCTTCACTTCCACCTTACTTAAATCAAAACAACCGCCAAAACCACCAAGCGCTCCCATTACACCGATGCGTTCGGTTCTTTTAACGTGCTTTTTGATTCTTTCCACCACTTCATAACCGGCTTCCACATCAACGCCTGCTTTTGCATAGGCATTTACCATTAGGGTTCCTCCTTGTTTTTAATGAATGATTATTTGTTTCATACTTTAAGTTCGCTTAGTTAAAGATGATTTTCTCTTTCAACGACACTTGATACTGCTCTTCATAATCATATAAAGGCGTTGGATAATCACCATTGAAATATGCCATACAAAGTCCCGAATATGGTGCATCATAATTCAATCCAATTGAATCGATCAATCCTTGCTCACTTAAAAAACATAATGAGTCCGCAGCAATTAGATTCTTGATCTCTAAAACAGAGTGATTTGCAGCAATCAACTCTTTTCTTGTTTGAATATCTATTCCGTAAAAACAAGGAAACCTTAGCGGTGGAGAAGCAATCCGTACATGTACTTCTTTAGCACCAGCATCTTTCAGCAACTTCACGATCCGACGACTTGTCGTTCCCCTAACAATCGAGTCATCTACCATGATTACTCGTTTGCCCTCAACCACACCTCGAACAGCTGAAAGTTTCATTCTAACGCCTTGTTCTCTTAATTCTTGTGTAGGTTGAATAAATGTTCGAGCGATATATTGATTTTTTACTAAGCCCATTTCATAAGGAATACCGCTCTCTTCAGCATAACCGCTAGCCGCTGAAAGGGAAGAGTTAGGAACACCGACGACCATATCTGCCTCAATTGGTGCTTCTTGTGCCAAACGTTTCCCCATATTTTTACGAGCTGTGTGCACGTTTACTCCGGCTATATTTGAATCCGGACGGGCAAAATAAATATATTCCATTGAACAAATCGAAAATTGTGTATTTTCAGTATAACTTTCAATTGTATAACCAGTATCATTAATAATGATCATTTCTCCTGGACCCACATCACGAACAAAAACAGCTCCAATCACTTCTAGTGCACATGTTTCACTGGCAATTACATAGGCTCCATTTTTCATTTGACCAATAGATAATGGGCGAAACGCATTAGGATCAAGTGCTGCGATCATTGACGTTTCAGTCATTAAAAGATAGGCGAAGCCTCCTTTGACCGTCCGTAAACTTTCTTTTAGTTGATCAATAAATGTTGGTTGCTTACTGCGACGAATCAAATGCATCAAAATTTCAGTGTCAGAATTAGAGTGAAAAATTGCGCCATCTTGTTCTAATTCTTTTCGCAAACTTTTAGCATTCGTTAAATTACCATTATGAGCCAAACCACACGCGCCATCATAAAACTTGAATAAAAACGGTTGAATATTATCTACACTTCCGTTACCAGCAGTAGCATATCGAACATGTCCAATTGCAGCATCTCCATTTAATGACGTTAGAGAACGATCATCATTAAACACTTCTGAAAGCAATCCTAATCCTCTATGTCCATTTAAATTTCCGTCTTTATTAGAAACAATCCCAGCACCTTCTTGCCCACGATGTTGTAAACTATGCAAACCAAAGTAGGTTACTCGAGCAGCATCCGGATGTCCCCAAATACCAAAAATACCACACTCTTCGTTTAAACTTTTCACTTCATAAGACATGGAATAGCTTCCTCCCACAACGCTTTGGCTGTTTCCGTCTGTACCTCGATTTTTTGATTTTCTGTCTGAATACTGATTGTTCTATTATCTGTTACTTTCCCAATCCATTGTGCTTTACCGTTCATTAACTCTTCAAACTTCTCTTTATTTTCTGGCTTTATCGATAAAACAAATCTTGACTGTGTTTCCGAAAAAAGCAACGAAACCGGCATCGGCAACTCTACTTCTATACCAAGCTCTTTTTCAAATACAGATTCAGCTAACGCCACACCTAACCCACCTTCTGAACAATCATGTGCACTTTGAATCACACCTGACTTAATTGCCGTTAACACTAATTGCTGTATCTCTTTTTCAACTGCTAAGTCAAAGTTCATTAATTTCCCTTCTATCAGTCCAAGGGTCATTTTTTGGAGCTCACTTCCATTAAAATCAGCTTTTGTTTCACCTAAAACATAAATCAAATCGTCAACATCCTTAAATTCTTGTGTTGTAATATCAGATAAGTTCTCTATCAAGCCCACCATTCCGATTACTGGAGTAGGATAAACAGCCTGCCCATCTGTTTCATTATATAAAGAAACATTCCCTGAAATAACAGGTGTTCCTAAGATTTCACAAGCCTTAGCAATCCCATCAGCCGAGGTCCAAAGCTCCCAGAATCCTTCAGGTTTATCAGGTGAGCCATAATTCAGGCAATCTGTAATTGCCAATGGTTTGCCTCCACTAGCTACAATATTTCTTGCAGCTTCTGCCACTGCGATTTGTCCTCCAATTTCTGGGTTTAAATACAGATAACGCCCATTACAATCTGTGGTCATTGCTAAAGCTTTTTGCGTTCCTCGAACACGCAAAACTGCCGCATCACTTCCTGGTAAAACTACGGTATTTGTTCGAACTTGGGAATCATACGTTTCATAAATCATCTTTTTAGAAGCGATCGTTGGCTGTTGCAGTAGCTTTAACAGTGTTTTTGTGCCATCGGTTATATTAGGTTTGAAATCAGCTAATGCTTCAAATGTTTTGATCCTTGCTGGTTCTTTACATTGCTTATGGTAGACTGGCGCATCTTCTGCTAATGCATCTACAGGTAAATTCGCTACTTCTACACCTTTATGATTCAAACGATATAGTCCATCGTCCGTTACTTTTCCAATCGTCACGGCGTCTAATTCATATTTTTGAAACAGGTCAATAACTTCAGCTTCGTGTCCTTTTTCGACACAAATCAACATTCGCTCTTGCGACTCAGACAACATCATTTCATAAGGTGTCATTCCCGATTCTCTTTGAGGTACATCATCTAAATATAAGGTTAAACCAGAGCCTGCTTTAGAAGCCATTTCTGCGCTTGAAGAGACTAAACCGGCCGCACCCATATCTTGTATTCCCACTAAAATATTTGCGTGTTCAAGAATCAATTCAAGACAAGCTTCAAGTAATAATTTTTCCATAAAAGGGTCGCCTACTTGAACAGCTGAACGTTGCTGCTCTTCTCCTTCTACAAACTCTTCAGAAGCAAATGTTGCACCATGAATGCCGTCACGTCCTGTTTTTGCTCCGACATACATAATAGCGTTCCCTACACCCTTAGCTTGTCCTTTTTGAATATTTTTATGGTCAATCAACCCAACGCACATCGCATTTACTAGCGGATTCCCTTCGTAACATGGGTCAAAAGCCACTTCACCACCAACTGTTGGAATACCAATACAATTCCCATAACCTGATATCCCAGCTACAACTTCTTCCAAAAGATACTTTGTTCGTTCGTTCGTCAACTCACCAAATCGCAATGAATCCAGAATTGCGATTGGTCTAGCCCCCATACTAAAAATATCCC is a genomic window of Enterococcus haemoperoxidus ATCC BAA-382 containing:
- the purN gene encoding phosphoribosylglycinamide formyltransferase; its protein translation is MKLAIFASGNGSNFQAIAEAVEEGEISAEIALLFCDKKDAYVVQRARSMQIPVISFSPKDFESKAMYEAEILHLLEEEQIDLVVLAGYMRIVGPTLLEVFSNRMINIHPSLLPQFPGLSGIRDAFYANVSETGVTIHYVDDGVDTGPIIAQAKVVIEDTDTLDSLEEKIHNVEHKLFPSTLAKLIKTLQGESRS
- the purM gene encoding phosphoribosylformylglycinamidine cyclo-ligase, translated to MVNAYAKAGVDVEAGYEVVERIKKHVKRTERIGVMGALGGFGGCFDLSKVEVKEPILISGTDGVGTKLMIAIQENKHDTIGIDCVAMCVNDIVAQGAEPLYFLDYIATGKNRPVRLEQVVSGVADGCLQAGVALIGGETAEMPGMYGENDYDLAGFAVGIAEKSQLVTGENSREGDVLLGLPSSGIHSNGYSLVRKIFFETHQLTGETVIPELNEKQLGEELLTPTKIYVKALLPLIKQELVNGIAHITGGGFVENIPRMLPEKLAAEIHLGSWPRLPIFTTIEKYGQISAMEMYEIFNMGIGMVLAISPEKIDDVRTILSELNESSYIIGKITAKDKQAVVFKEV
- the purF gene encoding amidophosphoribosyltransferase, with protein sequence MSYEVKSLNEECGIFGIWGHPDAARVTYFGLHSLQHRGQEGAGIVSNKDGNLNGHRGLGLLSEVFNDDRSLTSLNGDAAIGHVRYATAGNGSVDNIQPFLFKFYDGACGLAHNGNLTNAKSLRKELEQDGAIFHSNSDTEILMHLIRRSKQPTFIDQLKESLRTVKGGFAYLLMTETSMIAALDPNAFRPLSIGQMKNGAYVIASETCALEVIGAVFVRDVGPGEMIIINDTGYTIESYTENTQFSICSMEYIYFARPDSNIAGVNVHTARKNMGKRLAQEAPIEADMVVGVPNSSLSAASGYAEESGIPYEMGLVKNQYIARTFIQPTQELREQGVRMKLSAVRGVVEGKRVIMVDDSIVRGTTSRRIVKLLKDAGAKEVHVRIASPPLRFPCFYGIDIQTRKELIAANHSVLEIKNLIAADSLCFLSEQGLIDSIGLNYDAPYSGLCMAYFNGDYPTPLYDYEEQYQVSLKEKIIFN
- the purL gene encoding phosphoribosylformylglycinamidine synthase subunit PurL produces the protein MMKVKEPTPQEIKNLRMYSEWGLTDEEYRMIEEDILHRMPNYTETGLFSVMWSEHCSYKNSKPVLSKFPTHGPQVLQGPGEGAGIVDIGDGQAVVFKAESHNHPSAVEPYEGAATGVGGIIRDIFSMGARPIAILDSLRFGELTNERTKYLLEEVVAGISGYGNCIGIPTVGGEVAFDPCYEGNPLVNAMCVGLIDHKNIQKGQAKGVGNAIMYVGAKTGRDGIHGATFASEEFVEGEEQQRSAVQVGDPFMEKLLLEACLELILEHANILVGIQDMGAAGLVSSSAEMASKAGSGLTLYLDDVPQRESGMTPYEMMLSESQERMLICVEKGHEAEVIDLFQKYELDAVTIGKVTDDGLYRLNHKGVEVANLPVDALAEDAPVYHKQCKEPARIKTFEALADFKPNITDGTKTLLKLLQQPTIASKKMIYETYDSQVRTNTVVLPGSDAAVLRVRGTQKALAMTTDCNGRYLYLNPEIGGQIAVAEAARNIVASGGKPLAITDCLNYGSPDKPEGFWELWTSADGIAKACEILGTPVISGNVSLYNETDGQAVYPTPVIGMVGLIENLSDITTQEFKDVDDLIYVLGETKADFNGSELQKMTLGLIEGKLMNFDLAVEKEIQQLVLTAIKSGVIQSAHDCSEGGLGVALAESVFEKELGIEVELPMPVSLLFSETQSRFVLSIKPENKEKFEELMNGKAQWIGKVTDNRTISIQTENQKIEVQTETAKALWEEAIPCLMK